A section of the Candidatus Cloacimonadota bacterium genome encodes:
- a CDS encoding phosphatidate cytidylyltransferase, with translation MAKGLILTHREIKELYRKSIHISSIALPLSYRYILGYNKILAILILFPFAFGAIILEVIRLENKSFKRVFYKIFGIMLRKHEMHDLTGASYLLTATVFSIALFPREIAFAALSFLSLGDTLAAIFGIRYGYRKIKGTSKSLEGSIACFASCFAYALIFGLHPTMSLIGALAATISEMVNLPINDNVKMPIITGVVMSFASIIMPITR, from the coding sequence ATGGCCAAAGGACTAATACTTACCCACCGCGAAATTAAAGAACTCTACCGTAAATCAATCCATATAAGTTCTATTGCATTACCTCTTTCTTATCGATATATTCTCGGATACAATAAAATATTAGCTATTTTAATTCTTTTCCCATTTGCCTTTGGTGCTATTATACTCGAGGTGATCAGATTAGAGAATAAATCTTTTAAGCGTGTTTTTTATAAAATTTTCGGCATTATGTTACGAAAACACGAGATGCATGACTTGACCGGTGCCTCCTATTTATTGACTGCAACAGTTTTCTCTATTGCACTTTTCCCCAGAGAGATCGCTTTTGCTGCTTTGTCTTTCCTCTCTTTAGGTGACACTTTAGCTGCGATTTTTGGTATTCGCTATGGTTATCGAAAAATTAAGGGTACTTCAAAGAGCTTAGAGGGATCTATAGCCTGTTTCGCTTCATGTTTTGCTTACGCCCTTATTTTCGGTTTACATCCTACTATGTCCTTAATTGGTGCTTTAGCTGCAACGATATCAGAAATGGTAAATCTACCCATCAACGATAATGTTAAGATGCCTATAATAACAGGTGTTGTAATGTCTTTTGCATCAATAATTATGCCAATAACTCGATAA
- a CDS encoding NAD(P)/FAD-dependent oxidoreductase, with amino-acid sequence MTNENQFDVVVVGAGPAGSVSARFAAENGLSVLMLERDREPGIPVRCAEGISGGGLETFINIDKRWIASEITAARLYTPDGNMLEMKSEVKGYVLERRIFDSALCDIACNKGVIMKTKSNVTGMQRNNDHTVTLFYKFLGEERQVKCRIVIGADGIESRVGRWFGLKTNLKLEDISTSVQYTINNIKVDRHVISFFFGTKIAPGGYVWIFPKSETSANVGVGIAGSFASHKRAQEYLDEFVCAKFPNASVSYIVYAGIPIATTLPNIIADNLMLVGDAAHQVNPITGGGIKQAMIAGKIAGETAAEAIRKDDCSAKALKPYSQKWEKALGSKHRFMYSIKEKVLYASDERLNKISEMCKNMPPDQFTLTDLFKQVIKGDPKLIADMAKAFVVSKINF; translated from the coding sequence ATGACAAATGAAAATCAGTTTGATGTTGTAGTTGTTGGTGCAGGACCTGCCGGTAGTGTTTCGGCAAGGTTTGCTGCAGAGAATGGTCTCTCGGTATTAATGTTGGAACGTGATAGAGAACCGGGAATTCCGGTTCGCTGTGCAGAAGGGATCTCAGGTGGTGGCTTAGAAACCTTTATCAATATCGATAAAAGATGGATAGCAAGTGAGATTACTGCAGCCCGATTATATACTCCGGACGGCAATATGCTGGAGATGAAGTCTGAAGTTAAGGGATATGTTTTAGAACGGCGTATTTTTGATAGTGCACTGTGTGACATAGCATGTAACAAAGGTGTTATCATGAAAACAAAATCCAATGTTACCGGCATGCAAAGAAATAATGATCACACTGTAACGCTGTTTTATAAGTTTCTTGGTGAAGAACGGCAGGTTAAGTGTAGAATTGTAATAGGAGCAGATGGTATTGAATCAAGAGTTGGCAGATGGTTTGGATTGAAAACCAATTTAAAGTTAGAAGATATCTCGACCAGTGTCCAATATACTATTAACAATATAAAAGTTGATAGACATGTGATATCTTTCTTTTTTGGTACAAAGATAGCTCCCGGCGGATATGTCTGGATTTTTCCCAAGTCAGAGACTTCTGCCAATGTTGGAGTAGGAATTGCCGGAAGTTTTGCTTCTCATAAGAGAGCCCAAGAATACTTAGACGAGTTCGTTTGTGCAAAGTTTCCCAATGCTTCTGTTAGTTATATTGTTTATGCAGGTATTCCGATAGCTACGACTTTACCAAATATAATAGCTGACAATCTTATGTTGGTAGGAGATGCTGCTCATCAGGTAAATCCGATTACCGGCGGAGGAATTAAGCAGGCAATGATAGCTGGTAAGATTGCCGGTGAAACTGCTGCTGAAGCGATCCGCAAAGATGATTGTTCGGCTAAAGCCCTTAAACCATATTCTCAAAAGTGGGAGAAAGCACTCGGTTCTAAACATAGGTTCATGTATTCGATCAAAGAAAAAGTTCTTTATGCTTCAGATGAGAGACTGAACAAAATATCCGAAATGTGTAAGAATATGCCTCCTGACCAGTTTACATTAACCGATTTATTCAAACAGGTAATTAAAGGTGATCCAAAGTTAATTGCTGATATGGCAAAAGCTTTTGTGGTCAGCAAGATCAATTTCTGA
- a CDS encoding 4Fe-4S binding protein → MFIRKDLCDICGSCVSVCPVDAITIEEFNAEIDQNVCTECGNCLIICPAKAIEHKS, encoded by the coding sequence ATGTTTATCAGAAAAGACCTGTGCGATATTTGTGGTAGCTGTGTATCCGTATGTCCAGTTGATGCAATTACTATAGAAGAATTTAATGCTGAGATTGATCAGAATGTCTGTACTGAATGCGGTAATTGTCTCATTATTTGTCCCGCTAAGGCCATCGAACACAAGAGTTAG